The following are encoded together in the Oreochromis aureus strain Israel breed Guangdong linkage group 18, ZZ_aureus, whole genome shotgun sequence genome:
- the LOC120434144 gene encoding uncharacterized protein LOC120434144: MKFEPRITPDTFSSRQVFVLVFLTVGGYTYSHLIFGSGTKLSVTDGNQKRTTQAPRVHANTQQSPTRPAAGPRVHVDVNSSLLCVPPAMFPPLVQLSCKRQKKNGGEPEELELRESGRNASILLIHQNSTYKCNCYVKHKGGTVEAQTQQEVPAPAASCPPEREPADLPALQPADLSFQSQCRVKLLCLLYTVLIVKSLVYCCGLSLLMSLTNKGASTNCTHAD, encoded by the exons ATGAAG TTTGAGCCTAGAATCACCCCTGACACATTCAGCAGCAGACAGGTTTTTGTATTAGTCTTTCTCACTGTGGGAGGATACACATACAGCCACCTGATCTTTGGCTCTGGAACTAAACTGTCTGTAACAG ATGGAAACCAGAAAAGAACGACACAGGCACCGAGAGttcatgcaaacacacagcagagcCCCACCCGACCAGCAG CAGGACCCAGAGTCCACGTGGATGTGAACAGCTCCCTGCTGTGTGTGCCCCCAGCCATGTTTCCTCCTCTGGTCCAGCTGTCATGtaaaagacagaagaagaacgGAGGAGAACCGGAGGAGCTGGAGCTCAGAGAGTCAGGACGCAACGCCTCCATCTTACTGATCCATCAGAACAGCACATATAAATGTAACTGCTACGTGAAGCACAAGGGGGGCACAGTGGAGGCCCAAACACAACAAG agGTTCCAGCTCCAGCAGCCTCCTGTCCTCCAGAGAGAGAGCCAGCAGACCTGCCAGCTCTGCAGCCAGCTGACT TGTCCTTCCAGTCTCAGTGCAGGGTGAAGCTGCTCTGCCTGCTGTACACAGTGCTGATAGTGAAGAGTCTGGTGTACTGCTGTggactctctctgctgatgagCCTCACAAACAAGGGAGCGTCCACCAACTGCACACATGCTGACTGA